In Campylobacter concisus, a single window of DNA contains:
- a CDS encoding fibronectin type III domain-containing protein encodes MQRQRSYPKSVTNLQATKNAPKKIILTWDYIPAEDFSYYKVYRTTSKFLPYTYLAKTTSNTYEDLINTNAATRYYRVTAVDKDGLESLKQEEPIVGSTLGAPKTPNISAKYDGSGVNVSWSVVDRASSYTVYRSGASEKIFSGISENSLRDNSVQAGASYSYSVVAIDEYGIASDKSSKAEVSIK; translated from the coding sequence GTGCAACGACAAAGGAGTTACCCTAAATCAGTAACGAATCTTCAGGCAACAAAGAATGCACCAAAAAAGATAATCCTAACGTGGGATTATATACCGGCTGAGGATTTTTCGTACTATAAGGTTTATAGAACAACTAGTAAATTTTTGCCTTACACATATCTAGCAAAAACTACTAGCAACACCTATGAGGATCTTATAAACACAAATGCGGCAACAAGGTATTATAGAGTTACGGCTGTCGATAAAGATGGCCTTGAGAGTCTAAAACAAGAAGAGCCAATCGTTGGTAGCACGCTTGGTGCTCCAAAGACTCCAAATATTAGTGCGAAATATGATGGAAGTGGCGTAAATGTAAGCTGGAGCGTAGTAGATAGAGCTAGTTCGTACACGGTTTATAGAAGCGGTGCAAGCGAGAAAATTTTTAGCGGAATAAGCGAAAATAGTTTACGTGATAATAGTGTGCAAGCAGGTGCCAGCTACTCTTACAGCGTCGTAGCCATCGATGAATACGGAATCGCTTCTGATAAGTCATCAAAAGCAGAAGTTAGCATAAAATAA
- a CDS encoding fibronectin type III domain-containing protein — protein MKKFALRILTPFLAAFLAGCGSNVPTQQSMSLPTITSLKTISDMTEVGFEWNPVTDESVVGYYLYRSNPNDANSKMQLVADIKDRFATHYVDRNLAPETTYSYQMRTYSSNAISQLGTIATATTKPLLDSVPFSQAITGLPGRVKVIWRPHPDSTVASYIIQRSDAGANKFSQIVEVNGRLNAEYIDTEVKPGKSYEYRILVKTSSGVVSKPSQNISATTKELP, from the coding sequence ATGAAAAAATTTGCCCTACGCATATTGACACCATTTTTGGCAGCTTTCTTAGCGGGATGCGGCTCTAACGTACCGACTCAGCAAAGTATGTCACTGCCTACGATTACAAGTTTAAAAACTATTTCAGATATGACAGAAGTTGGCTTCGAGTGGAACCCAGTGACCGATGAGAGCGTCGTTGGATACTATCTCTACCGCTCAAATCCAAATGATGCGAACTCAAAAATGCAGCTAGTTGCAGACATCAAAGACCGCTTTGCTACGCACTATGTGGACCGCAATCTAGCTCCAGAGACAACCTACTCATACCAAATGAGAACCTACTCAAGTAACGCCATCTCTCAACTGGGCACGATCGCAACAGCAACTACAAAGCCACTGCTTGACTCAGTACCATTTTCGCAAGCTATCACAGGGCTTCCAGGACGTGTAAAAGTGATCTGGAGACCACATCCTGATAGCACCGTGGCAAGCTATATTATTCAAAGAAGTGATGCAGGAGCTAATAAATTTAGCCAAATCGTAGAGGTAAATGGCAGACTAAATGCTGAATATATCGACACTGAGGTAAAACCTGGCAAGTCTTATGAGTATAGAATTTTAGTTAAAACTTCTTCAGGTGTTGTCTCAAAACCAAGCCAAAATATCAGTGCAACGACAAAGGAGTTACCCTAA
- a CDS encoding RluA family pseudouridine synthase — MVKFNVLNSSRLDVAVAHELQISRNQALNLIKDSLVSVNLKPVSKPSFALSENDEVCVNFAPKKEVQNEYEVNFDIPIIYEDDDLIVLNKPPQIVVHQAPSVKEATLVEWLNKKGFMLSNLNGDVRAGIVHRLDKGTSGAIVVAKNNFAHAKLSEQLSDKSMGRIYLALTDLPLKEDIIIEKPIGRNPNNRLKKAIVADAKFAKSAFVNLLSEGGVNLIAAKLFTGRTHQIRVHLSSINRHILGDDLYGFKSQGDKISRVMLHAYMLYFIHPRTGKRVEFIAKTYDDFNQIIYKKIPKEIFDEKICPTHIDTIFGSFLSGMRL, encoded by the coding sequence TTGGTTAAATTTAATGTTTTAAACAGCTCAAGACTCGACGTAGCAGTAGCACATGAGCTTCAAATTTCACGTAATCAAGCTTTAAATTTGATAAAAGACTCCCTTGTAAGCGTAAATTTAAAACCAGTTTCAAAACCAAGCTTTGCTCTAAGCGAAAATGATGAAGTTTGCGTAAATTTTGCTCCAAAAAAAGAGGTACAAAACGAGTACGAAGTAAATTTTGATATCCCTATCATCTATGAAGATGACGATCTCATAGTGCTAAACAAGCCCCCGCAAATCGTCGTTCACCAAGCTCCAAGCGTAAAAGAGGCGACACTTGTTGAGTGGCTAAATAAAAAAGGATTTATGCTCTCAAATTTAAATGGCGACGTAAGAGCTGGCATCGTCCACCGACTAGATAAAGGTACTAGTGGCGCTATCGTAGTTGCTAAAAACAACTTTGCCCACGCAAAACTTAGTGAGCAGCTAAGTGATAAAAGCATGGGGCGAATTTATCTAGCGCTAACCGACCTGCCTCTAAAAGAGGACATCATCATAGAAAAGCCAATCGGAAGAAACCCAAACAACCGCCTAAAAAAGGCGATTGTCGCAGATGCTAAATTTGCAAAAAGTGCCTTTGTAAATTTGCTAAGCGAAGGCGGAGTAAATTTGATAGCAGCAAAACTTTTTACGGGTAGGACTCATCAGATAAGAGTGCACCTATCTAGCATAAACCGCCATATTTTAGGCGATGATTTATACGGATTTAAGAGCCAAGGCGATAAAATAAGCAGGGTCATGCTTCACGCTTATATGCTTTATTTTATCCATCCAAGAACTGGCAAAAGGGTGGAATTTATCGCAAAAACGTATGATGACTTTAATCAAATAATTTACAAAAAAATTCCCAAGGAGATTTTTGATGAAAAAATTTGCCCTACGCATATTGACACCATTTTTGGCAGCTTTCTTAGCGGGATGCGGCTCTAA
- a CDS encoding FtsW/RodA/SpoVE family cell cycle protein, with the protein MIKLDRRILTHFDFIQPFLIIPIIIISYILVSEANDILANKQLIYFGIGFASFCVAFLLPIRRIDWIIPMFYWVCIVLLLSVDLFGVSKLGARRWLEIPFVHFTLQPSELMKPAFLLMLAYLVKQRPPEVDGYGLKDFLRLSFYILLPFALIMKEPDLGTALILLIVGYTILFVIGVNKKIWICIILAIGFLAPVLYENLHDYQKKRIHDFIAEEPSYHVKQSIIAIGSGGLKGKPKDEATQTHFKFLPIATSDFIFAYNIERFGFYGGLFLLGLYGALITHLLSLNYGLKNDYFTQVTTTGIAALIFVYVGVNVSMTIGFAPVVGVPLPFFSYGGSSFVTFMVLFGILQNLLTFRFDRTYSFIKIHF; encoded by the coding sequence TTGATAAAACTAGATCGGCGTATTTTAACACATTTTGATTTTATTCAGCCGTTTTTAATAATCCCAATCATCATAATTTCATACATCCTAGTTTCCGAGGCAAACGACATTTTAGCAAACAAACAGCTTATATATTTTGGCATAGGTTTTGCATCATTTTGTGTAGCATTTTTACTGCCCATTAGGCGTATCGACTGGATCATTCCGATGTTTTACTGGGTCTGCATCGTACTACTTTTAAGCGTTGATCTCTTTGGCGTTAGCAAACTAGGAGCTAGGCGCTGGCTAGAAATTCCCTTCGTCCACTTCACACTTCAGCCATCAGAGCTGATGAAGCCAGCCTTTTTGCTGATGCTAGCCTATCTAGTTAAGCAGCGCCCGCCAGAGGTCGATGGTTACGGGCTAAAAGACTTTTTAAGACTTAGTTTTTACATACTTTTGCCATTTGCACTCATCATGAAAGAGCCTGATCTTGGCACCGCGCTCATACTTTTGATAGTTGGCTACACCATCCTTTTTGTAATCGGCGTAAATAAGAAAATTTGGATCTGCATCATCCTTGCCATAGGCTTTTTGGCGCCGGTTTTGTATGAAAATTTACATGACTATCAAAAAAAGAGGATTCACGACTTCATCGCCGAAGAGCCAAGCTACCACGTCAAACAAAGCATCATCGCCATAGGTAGCGGCGGATTAAAGGGCAAGCCAAAGGACGAAGCAACGCAGACGCACTTTAAATTTTTACCAATCGCCACTAGTGACTTCATCTTTGCCTACAACATCGAGCGTTTTGGCTTTTATGGTGGATTGTTTCTGCTTGGGCTTTATGGAGCACTTATAACACATCTTTTAAGTTTAAATTACGGCCTAAAAAATGACTATTTTACACAAGTTACCACCACGGGGATTGCTGCACTTATTTTCGTTTATGTGGGTGTAAATGTCTCGATGACAATCGGTTTTGCACCAGTTGTAGGCGTGCCACTGCCATTTTTTAGTTACGGCGGAAGCAGCTTTGTTACATTTATGGTGCTTTTTGGAATTTTGCAAAATTTGCTAACTTTTAGATTTGATAGAACTTATAGCTTTATAAAAATTCACTTCTAA
- the thiE gene encoding thiamine phosphate synthase: MIEIYAISDDVLMPENLALQYTKEILECGVKFFQFRSKKIPKDERLAGEIFNLCEKFGARFIVNDDILFAANIGAKSVHLGKDDASIKEAFEILGDDAYVGVSCYDSLELALRAKQNGASYVAFGAMFKSSTKPNAPLCKAQTVSQAKEMGMNVCVIGGINASNIASVARVKPDMIALISAIYKDGTIKKNIENLQRNLLL; encoded by the coding sequence GTGATTGAAATTTACGCGATTAGCGACGATGTATTGATGCCTGAAAATTTAGCCTTGCAATACACTAAAGAAATTTTAGAGTGTGGGGTAAAATTTTTTCAATTTCGCTCTAAAAAAATACCCAAAGATGAGAGGCTAGCTGGTGAAATTTTCAACCTATGCGAAAAATTTGGAGCAAGATTTATCGTAAATGATGATATTTTATTTGCTGCTAATATCGGGGCAAAGTCCGTGCATTTGGGAAAAGATGATGCGAGCATAAAAGAGGCGTTTGAAATTTTAGGGGATGATGCTTACGTGGGAGTTAGCTGCTATGATAGCTTGGAGCTTGCCCTTAGGGCAAAACAAAATGGTGCTAGCTATGTGGCTTTTGGAGCTATGTTTAAAAGCTCAACAAAACCAAATGCTCCACTTTGCAAGGCTCAAACTGTATCACAAGCAAAAGAAATGGGAATGAATGTATGTGTCATAGGAGGCATAAATGCTAGCAACATTGCAAGTGTTGCTAGAGTAAAGCCAGACATGATCGCCTTAATATCTGCTATCTATAAAGATGGCACAATAAAGAAAAATATAGAAAATTTACAAAGAAATTTATTGCTTTAA
- a CDS encoding hydroxymethylpyrimidine/phosphomethylpyrimidine kinase, with product MKNILIIAGSDSVGGAGVQADIKTCEAFSCYAATAITAFTAQNTNGVSNIFATNVTNLNEQIKMVDEELNIDAIKVGMLFNKELISCVGTWLEKFHKQGIKIVIDPVCVAKSGSKLLEDDAITSLKELFKFADIITPNIDEAKVLELDSKNLPCDMILKRSMVAEICEDTLFKKNGDVLKFKEPLIQPEIMHGAGCSFASALACLLANGHTKEEAIKLAKKYILNAIKNAITTKFGKRLLNHKVGISD from the coding sequence ATGAAAAATATATTAATCATTGCAGGAAGTGACAGCGTTGGCGGTGCTGGTGTGCAGGCTGATATTAAGACATGCGAGGCGTTTTCTTGCTACGCAGCGACAGCTATAACGGCTTTTACGGCACAAAATACAAATGGCGTTAGCAATATCTTTGCTACAAATGTTACAAATCTAAATGAACAAATCAAAATGGTAGACGAGGAGCTAAATATAGATGCTATCAAGGTTGGTATGCTTTTTAATAAAGAGCTTATATCTTGCGTTGGTACTTGGCTTGAAAAATTTCATAAGCAAGGCATCAAAATAGTAATAGATCCAGTTTGTGTAGCAAAATCAGGCTCAAAGCTTCTTGAGGATGACGCGATAACAAGCTTAAAAGAGCTTTTTAAATTTGCAGACATTATTACGCCAAATATCGATGAAGCTAAAGTTTTGGAGCTTGATAGCAAAAATTTGCCTTGCGATATGATCTTAAAGCGAAGCATGGTTGCAGAAATTTGCGAAGATACTCTTTTTAAAAAGAATGGTGACGTGCTTAAATTTAAAGAGCCACTAATACAACCAGAGATCATGCACGGGGCTGGATGTAGTTTTGCGAGTGCGCTGGCCTGCTTGCTGGCAAATGGACACACCAAAGAAGAGGCTATAAAACTAGCCAAAAAATACATTTTAAATGCTATTAAAAATGCAATTACGACAAAATTTGGCAAACGTCTACTAAATCATAAAGTTGGCATAAGTGATTGA
- a CDS encoding aminotransferase class V-fold PLP-dependent enzyme: MVNLEHIRENIILKNGVYYFDFTASGLAYKPIEDEMVKILQTYANTHSISSSNAYKTAQIYEDSRRELKNLLGLDESFYIFACGNGATGAIKKFQEILGIYAPPALKKRYALKPDENSPLVVLGPYEHHSNEISFRQALCEVERIRLDKNGGIDFNHLEQILRINVGREIIATFSVASNVTGVLSDYRKIYTLIKSYGGIVAFDAASFSAYGNIDCDYFDALFLSPHKLLGGVGSCGLLAIKKILANSDEPTFAGGGTVSYVSKNYAIFVKDSEQLEEAGTPPILGLIRANLAYRLRNEIGFGTIYENESELGEYLEKRLAEIPELTCYHPNNAKRLPIFSFNVTGVSPYELAKVLSKEYGIQTRAGCSCAGPYGHDLLHLKEDALFTHKPGWVRAGLHYTHTLQDVDYLVDALKNSIKKYSSSWKVDDPFSVDKISGCMGDR, encoded by the coding sequence TTGGTAAATTTAGAGCATATTAGAGAAAATATAATTTTAAAAAATGGTGTTTATTATTTTGACTTTACAGCTTCAGGACTAGCTTATAAACCTATCGAAGATGAGATGGTAAAAATACTTCAAACATATGCAAATACGCACTCTATCAGCTCATCAAACGCCTATAAAACCGCTCAAATATACGAAGATTCAAGACGTGAATTAAAAAACTTACTAGGACTTGATGAGAGCTTTTATATTTTTGCTTGTGGCAATGGAGCTACCGGTGCGATAAAGAAATTTCAAGAAATTTTAGGAATTTATGCACCGCCAGCGCTCAAAAAAAGATATGCCCTAAAGCCAGATGAAAATTCTCCACTTGTGGTGCTTGGCCCTTATGAGCATCATTCAAATGAGATAAGCTTTAGGCAAGCACTTTGTGAGGTTGAGCGTATCAGGCTTGATAAAAATGGAGGGATCGACTTTAATCATTTGGAGCAAATTTTAAGGATAAATGTCGGTCGTGAGATCATCGCAACTTTTAGTGTGGCTTCAAATGTGACTGGGGTTTTGAGCGATTATAGAAAAATTTATACTCTTATAAAATCTTATGGTGGCATTGTGGCATTTGATGCTGCAAGTTTTAGCGCTTATGGAAACATTGACTGTGACTATTTTGATGCTCTTTTTCTATCGCCACATAAACTGCTCGGTGGAGTAGGGAGCTGTGGGCTTCTTGCTATAAAAAAAATACTGGCAAACTCAGATGAGCCGACATTTGCTGGCGGTGGAACGGTAAGTTATGTCAGCAAAAACTATGCTATATTTGTAAAAGATAGTGAACAGCTAGAAGAGGCCGGCACTCCGCCTATTTTAGGACTTATAAGGGCAAATTTGGCTTATAGGCTAAGAAATGAGATAGGATTTGGAACAATATATGAAAATGAGAGCGAGCTTGGAGAGTATTTGGAAAAAAGACTAGCAGAAATTCCTGAGCTTACTTGCTATCATCCAAATAATGCAAAGCGTTTGCCAATATTTTCTTTTAACGTGACTGGTGTTTCGCCTTATGAACTAGCTAAAGTTTTAAGCAAAGAATATGGCATTCAAACGCGTGCAGGATGTTCTTGTGCTGGGCCATATGGACATGATTTGCTTCATTTAAAAGAAGATGCACTATTTACCCATAAGCCAGGCTGGGTAAGGGCTGGACTCCACTATACGCATACACTACAAGACGTGGATTATTTAGTAGATGCATTAAAAAATAGCATTAAAAAGTATTCAAGTAGTTGGAAAGTCGATGATCCTTTTAGTGTTGATAAAATTTCAGGTTGTATGGGAGATAGATGA
- a CDS encoding DUF234 domain-containing protein, producing the protein MKHLDINELIKFHLVFDEFDLKHSYYDVFEAIEAEILNNFLALMPKFYFESDTNYAIKSALIKLARSDRKKFNVRKILPQSLASKVYAKLFEKNFLLIEKSREVLPKRSKNQMLKKEERGYKVEDKIHFNSHFSRFWFRFIEPNLSLLKAGKNDEILAIIKKEFDEYASLGFEILCGELMAKKFLINGIFLSSFWSRNIELDMLLNIDGKIIVGEAKYKERKVCKNVLNLLLKKCEKLNIRPDIIALFSKSGFSSELRNLKDERLRLYEISDFEELLK; encoded by the coding sequence ATGAAACACCTTGATATAAATGAACTTATTAAATTTCATCTCGTCTTTGATGAGTTTGATTTAAAGCACTCATATTATGATGTTTTTGAAGCAATCGAGGCTGAAATTTTAAACAACTTCTTAGCCTTGATGCCAAAATTTTACTTCGAATCCGATACAAACTATGCCATAAAATCTGCCCTCATAAAACTTGCACGAAGCGATAGAAAAAAATTTAACGTACGTAAAATTTTACCTCAAAGCCTAGCTAGCAAAGTTTACGCAAAGCTTTTTGAAAAGAATTTTTTACTGATTGAAAAAAGTAGAGAAGTTTTACCAAAAAGATCAAAAAATCAAATGCTAAAAAAGGAAGAAAGGGGCTATAAAGTTGAGGATAAAATACATTTTAATAGCCATTTTTCAAGGTTTTGGTTTAGATTTATAGAGCCAAATTTAAGCTTGCTAAAAGCTGGTAAAAATGATGAAATTTTAGCCATTATAAAAAAGGAATTTGACGAATATGCAAGCCTTGGATTTGAAATTTTATGCGGTGAGCTCATGGCAAAAAAATTTCTGATTAATGGCATATTTTTAAGTAGCTTTTGGAGCAGGAATATAGAGCTTGATATGCTATTAAATATAGATGGTAAGATCATAGTCGGCGAGGCAAAATACAAAGAGAGAAAGGTTTGTAAAAACGTGCTAAATTTACTATTAAAAAAATGCGAAAAACTAAATATCAGGCCAGATATTATTGCTCTTTTTTCAAAGAGTGGATTTAGTAGCGAGCTAAGAAATCTAAAGGATGAAAGGCTAAGGCTTTATGAAATTAGCGATTTTGAGGAACTTTTAAAATGA
- a CDS encoding sensor histidine kinase, which produces MNEHDIQAGLKSLIEQTYLIENEYKNLTLSYANLQNFIKDIVEILPNAIWVLDENDEIFLQNSEAVRLGKIFKEIPKKEGEINVDGQIYLFKTSSKDNKLIISATNITVEKRTERLASMGQVAAHLAHEIRNPVGSISLLASTLLKRADERIQPIVNQIQKATWRVERIIKATLLFTKGLNINAQIFDFSQLKKECEEAINFYDYSKDIKFSLEFPDGKYMGDLDLLAIVFQNILFNAIDAIEESDDDEGEIILSYEKTPSEHKFIVYDSGEPIKDKAIVFEPFKSSKLKGNGLGLHLCLQIIEAHKGSIEITLNPKTFCINLPIKEKE; this is translated from the coding sequence ATGAACGAACACGATATCCAAGCTGGCTTAAAAAGCCTGATAGAGCAGACTTATCTGATAGAAAACGAATATAAAAATTTAACATTATCTTACGCAAATTTGCAAAATTTCATTAAAGATATTGTAGAAATTCTGCCAAATGCTATCTGGGTGTTAGATGAAAATGATGAGATTTTTTTACAAAACTCAGAAGCAGTAAGACTTGGTAAAATTTTTAAAGAGATACCAAAAAAAGAGGGCGAGATAAATGTAGATGGGCAAATTTATCTTTTTAAAACAAGCTCTAAAGACAATAAACTAATAATCTCTGCAACAAACATAACAGTAGAAAAACGCACCGAGCGTCTTGCCTCGATGGGTCAAGTAGCAGCTCACTTAGCCCACGAGATCAGAAATCCAGTAGGCTCTATCTCGCTTTTAGCTTCAACACTGCTTAAAAGAGCTGATGAGCGCATACAGCCTATCGTAAATCAAATACAAAAAGCTACATGGCGAGTCGAACGCATAATCAAAGCCACTCTACTTTTTACAAAGGGTCTTAACATAAATGCACAAATTTTTGACTTTTCGCAGCTTAAAAAAGAATGCGAAGAGGCTATAAATTTTTACGACTACTCAAAGGATATTAAATTTAGCCTAGAATTTCCAGATGGCAAATATATGGGCGACCTTGATCTACTAGCCATCGTCTTTCAAAATATTTTATTTAACGCCATTGATGCCATCGAAGAGAGCGATGATGATGAGGGAGAGATCATTTTAAGCTATGAAAAAACACCAAGTGAGCATAAATTTATCGTTTATGATAGTGGCGAACCTATCAAAGATAAAGCCATAGTCTTTGAGCCATTTAAAAGTAGCAAGCTAAAAGGAAATGGCCTTGGGCTGCACCTTTGCTTGCAGATCATAGAGGCTCACAAAGGCAGTATCGAGATCACACTAAATCCAAAAACATTTTGCATAAATTTACCAATAAAGGAGAAAGAATGA